The region GGCATGGGGCTCGAGCACGTTATTGCGAACTTCTGCTTGTTCACCCTGACCTTCTTCGCCTCGGATCCGCTGACCTCCGCGATGACTGTCGGCAACGTGGCCCTCAACTGGACCCTGGTTTGGTTGGGCAACCTGGTCGGTGGCGGCTTCCTCATCGGTGGCGTCTACGCCTACCTCAACAAGGGCCAGGACGTCTACCGCGACTAAGCATCTTACTTTTAATGACTAAACCCGGTTACCTCACCTTTCGTGGTGAGGAACCGGGTTTTCTCAGCGTTGTAGTTCGCCGGAGTAGAGGTTGAAGCGATCGCCGCGGGCAAAGCCGACCAAGCCCATGCCGGTGGCGCGGGCGGTTTCTACGGCGAGGGAAGACGCGGCGGAAACAGCGATAAGCGTGGGGAAGCCAGCCATGGCGGCTTTCTGTACGAGCTCAAAGGAGGCGCGAGAGCTCATTACGAGGATGAGGTCGTGGGCAGGCAGCATGCCTTCCAGCAGGAGGTGGCCGATGACTTTGTCGGCTGCGTTATGCCTGCCGATGTCCTCGCGGATCACCACGGATGTGCCATCGCGACGGAAAGCACCTGCGGCGTGAATGCCGCCAGTCTTGCGGAAGAGCTTTTGTTCCTTGCGGAGCTTTTCTGGCAAGGTGGCGACCAGCTGTGGGTCGACGGGGACTTCCGGCAATGAGTGTGGCAGGCGCAGTTTCATCTCCTCAATGGAGGAGGTGCCGCAGACGCCACAGGCGGACGTCGTCAAGCTTAAGCGCAAGTCCTGCAGCCCAATGACGTTTTTCTTGGCTAGCTGAATGTCCAGCAGGTTATAGGTGTTGAGCCCATCGACGGTGGCACCGGCGCAGTAGCGGGCGGTCGTGATGTCTTCCGCGGAGCTGATGTGGCCTTCGGAGTATAAAAAGCCGTGGGCAAGCTCGATATCGTTGCCCGGGGTGCGCATCGTGGTGGCAATTGTTTGGTCGCCCACGCGGATTTCTAAAGGCTCTTCACCTGCAACAGAATCAGCGCGAGTATCAACCTGGGTGAGGTTGCCGTCATCGTCCAGGCGCACCCGGGTGACCGGGAAGTTAGAGGTTGCGCGTCCTGCCACTACTGGATGCGCTCCTGCAGCTTAGCGATGTTCGCCTTGGCCTCCTCACAATCCTGGGAAGCCAAACCGACCAGATAAGAGGTCAGCGGGGCAGCAGGACGGGAGCGGTTATGGGCGACGTCCTTGGTGAGATCGAGCAGCTCACGGGTAAGGGCCGTGGCTTCCTTCTTATCCAGGCCCAGGATTTCCGCAGCTTCCACGAGCCACTCGTGGGCAGTCTGGATGGGGTCTTGGTTCTCAGTATTTTCGCTCATGTGCACCCACTCTAGTCGCAGGAAGGGCGCTGCTAGATACACCAGCGCCCCCGCCCGGTGCGCAGGCACCGAGTGGGGGCGAAAGCGACCTGACAGCTTAGAGGTCGTTGGCGTTGCGGCCCTGCGGCTCCAAGTGAACTACGAGGGACTTAGACACCGGGGTGTGGGAGCCGTCAGCATGCTGGGACAGGGGAACCAACACGTTGAGCTCCGGGAAGTAGCCGGTGACGCAATCGCGAGCGGTGTTGTACTCCACCAAGCGGAAGTTCGGAGCACGACGCTCTTCGTTGTCGTAGACGGAGACAACATCGACGATGTCGCCGTCCTTCAGACCACGCTTCTTCAGGTCAGCGGGGGAGATAAACAGGACACGACGGCCGCCACGAACACCACGGTAGCGGTCATTCAGTCCGTAGGAGATGGTGTTGTACTGGTCGTGTGCGCGCACCGAGGACAGCAGCAGCTGGTCGTCGTCCAGCTCAATGACAGCGGTGTCGTTGATGGTCAGCTGTGCCTTGCCGTTATCGGTGTTGAAGATGCGCTCACGAGCAGCGTGCGGGAGCATGAAACCGCGTGGGCGTTCCAGGCGCTCGTTGTAGTTCTCAAAGCCTGGGATAACAGCTTCAATGTGGTCGCGGATGACGTCGTAGTTGTCAATCATCGGCTGCCAGAAGTCATCTCCGAAGGTCTCGCGACCAATGGAGCAGATGATGTCGACCTCAGACTTGAGGTCCAAGTCCTGGTTGGCCTTTCGCGATGGCTTGGAAGAAGACACGGTGGAATCCGATGCCTCAACCGAGACTTTCTGTGGGCCGGACGCCTGCGGGTCATAGTCCGTACGGGAACGCACCGGCAGAATCAGACCGCGCTCGCCTGGCCACGCGCAAGTGTTGTTGAGCTTGGTCAGCATGTGTGCCGACAGCTTGGTGCGTGCCATGCCGTCTTCACAGGCGGTGGTATCACTCAGTGCTCGGATGAAGTTACCGCCTAGGGAGATGAAGACGTCCACGTCGCCGTCGCGTAGTGCTGCAGCTGCTTCCACGGAGGAGTAGCCGTGCTCACGTGGAACGTCGAAGCCAAATTCTTCCTCCATCTTGGCCAGAAACGGCTCCGGCATCTTCTCGGAGATGCCCATGGTGCGGTCGCCCTGCACGTTGGAGTGGCCACGGAACGGGAAGGAGCCGGCGCCAGGCTTGCCGATGTTGCCAGTCAGCAGCAGGAAGTTCATCATCTCTTGGATGGTCTGCACTGCATTCTTGTGCTGGGTAACACCAAGAGTCCAAGCTAGGATGACGTTTTCGGCCTTCTCCACGCGGTCGACAATGGCGTTGACTTCGGACTGCGGGATACCGGAGCCACGTTCCAGCAGGGCCGGGTCCAGGGAGTTGAGGTACTCGATGGTCTCATCCACGTTGGAGCAGAAGCGCTCCAGGAAGGAATGATCCAGCAGATCGCGGCGGATGACCTCGCGGTTGATCTGCTGGAAGAGCGCGCGGTCGCCATCGAGGCGGACCTGGACGTACTGGTCGGCCAGCTTCTTGGAGATACCCAGCATGCCCTTCGGGTCCTGCGGATCGCGGAACTTCATCAGGCCGGTTTCTGGCAGCGGGTTGATGGCCACCAGCTTGCCGCCGTTGTCCTTCATGCGCTCGAAAGCACCGAGCGCGCGCGGGTGGTTGGTGCCGGGGTTCTGGCCCACGGAGATCACCAGGTCGGTGTTGTAGAGGTCCTGCATGGTGGCAGAGCCCTTACCGACGCCGACGACCTTTGCCAGTGCGACACCGGTGGAATCGTGGCACAGGTTCGCGCAGTCCGGCAGATTGTTGGTGCCGATGCGGCGGCCCAACACACCGAAGGAGAATGCAGACTCGTTGACGGCAGTACCGGAGGTGTAGAGCACGTTGCGGTTGGGCTCGGTTGCCTTAATCTCTTCAGAGATAATGCGGAAGGCCTCATCCCAGGAGATAGGGTGATACTTGCCATCGCCAGTGGAGCGGTCATAGAGCATCGGCTCCTGCAGACGTCCCAGCTGGTCCAGTTCGTAGTCGGTCATCTCACGCATCTGTTCGACGGTGGTGTTGGCGAAGAACTCGCGGCTGACGCGCTTGGGAGTAGTCTCCTGGGCGATAGCCTTAGCGCCGTTCTCGCAGAACTCGACGATGCCCTGCTCACCGACCGGCGGTTCTGGCCAGGCACAGCCTGGGCAGTCCACACCGCTGTCCTTGTTGAGGTTGACCAGGGGCAGCATGGCGCGGTTGGGTGCTGCATGCTCCATAGCGTGCAGTACGCCTCCCAGGCCCGCCGCAGACTTGACGCGGCGGCCTACCTGGGGGTTATCGAACTCGTTGGCCTTTGGGTTGGTCCGAGATACATCTGTAGGGGTAGTCATAACGACATAATACCTGGCTAAGTGGCCCATTCCACAACCCCTGTGCAGGGGAAAAGGGATGTGCATCGTCGCCAAGCACTGCATTAGACCTTTCGCAGTGGTGAGGGCGCGAATCGGCATGCGGGTGAGAAAAGAAAAGTCCCGGTCGCGGGTTGTGTTAATGGGGGTGAAGCACGTAATGTGGAACGTCGGACTTGATTGCAAGCTGCGCAGGAATGACGCAGTGGCGGGCTTTTGCGCCTTAAAACTGCCTTTATCCTGTAGCTTTGCGCCAAGCCGAGCAAGAATTGAACAACTACTTTGTTGTAGGCCCCCCGCCTTAAATAGCGGACCGTCGTATGCATCAAAGGGTGGCGAGCGCCTTGCGGTACTGACCGCAGGGAGCGTCAGTAGCCCGAAATCACACGGAAAACGCTTTGGTGGGCAAACTTCGAGTTTGTGAGGGAACCGCAACGAGAAAGGTAACGGTCACTTCATATGACCATGACTGATCCTATTGCCGACATGCTGTCGCGCGTGCGCAATGCAAACCATGCGCACCATGACGTCGTGTCGATGCCGACCTCCAAGATCAAGGCAAACATTGCTGAGATCCTGAAGCAGGAAGGCTACATCGCTGACTACTCCGTCGAGGGCCACGAGCTGTCTCTCGAGCTTAAGTACAACAACCGTGAGCGCTCCCTGTCCGGTCTGCGTCGCGTGTCTAAGCCGGGTCTGCGTGTGTACGCAAAGTCCACCAACCTGCCGAAGGTTCTGGGCGGCCTGGGCGTGGCTATCATCTCCACGTCCCACGGTCTGCTGACCGATCGTCAGGCTCAGGAGAAGGGCGTAGGCGGAGAAGTTCTCGCCTACGTCTGGTAAAGGGAGGTTTGACACATGTCTCGAGTCGGTTTAGCACCGATCGCCGTACCTAACGGCGTCGAAATCAACATCAACGGCCAGGTCGTCGACGTCAAGGGCCCGAAGGGTTCCCAGACCGTTGACGTTCCGCAGCCGATCACCGCTGCTGTGGAAGACGGCGTTCTGACGGTTTCCCGTCCGGACGACCACCGCAAGCACCGCGCACTGCACGGTCTGTCCCGCTCCCTGCTCAACAACGCAGTTCAGGGCGTGACCGAGGGCTTCACCATCAAGATGGAAATCTTCGGTGTGGGCTACCGTGTGCAGCTGAAGGGTCAGGACCTGGAATTCAGCCTGGGTTACTCGCATCCGATCCTGATCAAGGCTCCGGAAGGCATCACTTTCGCCGTTGATGGCGCAACCAAGCTTTCTATCACTGGTATTGACAAGCAGGCCGTCGGACAGGTCGCCGCTAACATCCGCCGTCTGCGTAAGGACGATCCTTACAAGGGCAAGGGCATTCGTTACGAAGGCGAGCAGATCCGTCGCAAGGTCGGAAAGACGGGTAAGTAAGCAATGGCAAACACTGAAAACACCAAGCGCAATCCAATCGGCAAGGACATCTCGTCCCGTCGTCGCGAAGCACGCGCACGCCGTCACTTCCGTATCCGTAAGACCCTGCGTGGCACCCCAGAGGCACCACGCCTGGTACTGCACCGCTCCTCTCGCCACATGCACGTCCAGGTCATCGACGACCTGGCCGGCCACACCCTGGTCGCTGCTTCCTCCATGGAAGCTGACGTGCGTGCAGTAGAGGGCGACAAGAAGGCCAAGGCTGCCAAGGTCGGCGAGCTCATCGCCGAGCGCGCTAAGGCTGCTGGCATCGAAAAGGTCGTCTTCGACCGCGCTGGCTACAAGTACCACGGTCGCGTTGCCGCTCTGGCAGACGCCGCACGCGAAGGTGGTCTGCAGTTCTAATGATTAACGCAAACGGAAACATCAACGGAAGGAACGCCTAATGTCGGACCGTGAACAGCGTGACGGCGGACGCTCCGCCGAGAACAAGGGCGGTAACCGCCGCAACGATCGTCGTAACGATCGCCGCAACAACCATGACAACGAGCGCGACAAGTACATCGAGCGCGTAGTCACCATTAACCGTGTCTCCAAGACCGTCAAGGGTGGCCGCAACATGTCCTTCACCGCTCTCGTCGTCGTCGGCGACGGCCAGGGCATGGTCGGCGTCGGCTACGGCAAGGCCAAGGAAGTCCCGGCTGCCATCCAGAAGGGTGCCGAGGAAGCTCGCAAGAACTTCTTCCGCGTCCCGATGATTGCCGGCACCATCACCCACCCGGTCGAGGGTCGCGACGCCGCTGGCATCGTGATGCTGAAGCCGGCTGCACCTGGTACCGGTGTTATCGCCGGTGGCGCTGCTCGTCCGGTGCTCGAATGCGCTGGTGTGCAGGACATCCTGTCGAAGTCGCTGGGCTCCGACAACGCACTCAACGTCGTCCGCGCAACCGTGGACGGCCTCAAGCAGCTGGTTCGCCCTGAAGAGGTTGCTGCACGTCGCGGCAAGTCTCTCGAAGAGGTCACCCCGGCCCGTATGCTGCGCAAG is a window of Corynebacterium camporealensis DNA encoding:
- the fdhD gene encoding formate dehydrogenase accessory sulfurtransferase FdhD, which gives rise to MAGRATSNFPVTRVRLDDDGNLTQVDTRADSVAGEEPLEIRVGDQTIATTMRTPGNDIELAHGFLYSEGHISSAEDITTARYCAGATVDGLNTYNLLDIQLAKKNVIGLQDLRLSLTTSACGVCGTSSIEEMKLRLPHSLPEVPVDPQLVATLPEKLRKEQKLFRKTGGIHAAGAFRRDGTSVVIREDIGRHNAADKVIGHLLLEGMLPAHDLILVMSSRASFELVQKAAMAGFPTLIAVSAASSLAVETARATGMGLVGFARGDRFNLYSGELQR
- a CDS encoding DUF6457 domain-containing protein, whose translation is MSENTENQDPIQTAHEWLVEAAEILGLDKKEATALTRELLDLTKDVAHNRSRPAAPLTSYLVGLASQDCEEAKANIAKLQERIQ
- a CDS encoding FdhF/YdeP family oxidoreductase, whose product is MTTPTDVSRTNPKANEFDNPQVGRRVKSAAGLGGVLHAMEHAAPNRAMLPLVNLNKDSGVDCPGCAWPEPPVGEQGIVEFCENGAKAIAQETTPKRVSREFFANTTVEQMREMTDYELDQLGRLQEPMLYDRSTGDGKYHPISWDEAFRIISEEIKATEPNRNVLYTSGTAVNESAFSFGVLGRRIGTNNLPDCANLCHDSTGVALAKVVGVGKGSATMQDLYNTDLVISVGQNPGTNHPRALGAFERMKDNGGKLVAINPLPETGLMKFRDPQDPKGMLGISKKLADQYVQVRLDGDRALFQQINREVIRRDLLDHSFLERFCSNVDETIEYLNSLDPALLERGSGIPQSEVNAIVDRVEKAENVILAWTLGVTQHKNAVQTIQEMMNFLLLTGNIGKPGAGSFPFRGHSNVQGDRTMGISEKMPEPFLAKMEEEFGFDVPREHGYSSVEAAAALRDGDVDVFISLGGNFIRALSDTTACEDGMARTKLSAHMLTKLNNTCAWPGERGLILPVRSRTDYDPQASGPQKVSVEASDSTVSSSKPSRKANQDLDLKSEVDIICSIGRETFGDDFWQPMIDNYDVIRDHIEAVIPGFENYNERLERPRGFMLPHAARERIFNTDNGKAQLTINDTAVIELDDDQLLLSSVRAHDQYNTISYGLNDRYRGVRGGRRVLFISPADLKKRGLKDGDIVDVVSVYDNEERRAPNFRLVEYNTARDCVTGYFPELNVLVPLSQHADGSHTPVSKSLVVHLEPQGRNANDL
- the rpsH gene encoding 30S ribosomal protein S8, with translation MTMTDPIADMLSRVRNANHAHHDVVSMPTSKIKANIAEILKQEGYIADYSVEGHELSLELKYNNRERSLSGLRRVSKPGLRVYAKSTNLPKVLGGLGVAIISTSHGLLTDRQAQEKGVGGEVLAYVW
- the rplF gene encoding 50S ribosomal protein L6, whose translation is MSRVGLAPIAVPNGVEININGQVVDVKGPKGSQTVDVPQPITAAVEDGVLTVSRPDDHRKHRALHGLSRSLLNNAVQGVTEGFTIKMEIFGVGYRVQLKGQDLEFSLGYSHPILIKAPEGITFAVDGATKLSITGIDKQAVGQVAANIRRLRKDDPYKGKGIRYEGEQIRRKVGKTGK
- the rplR gene encoding 50S ribosomal protein L18, with translation MANTENTKRNPIGKDISSRRREARARRHFRIRKTLRGTPEAPRLVLHRSSRHMHVQVIDDLAGHTLVAASSMEADVRAVEGDKKAKAAKVGELIAERAKAAGIEKVVFDRAGYKYHGRVAALADAAREGGLQF
- the rpsE gene encoding 30S ribosomal protein S5, which produces MSDREQRDGGRSAENKGGNRRNDRRNDRRNNHDNERDKYIERVVTINRVSKTVKGGRNMSFTALVVVGDGQGMVGVGYGKAKEVPAAIQKGAEEARKNFFRVPMIAGTITHPVEGRDAAGIVMLKPAAPGTGVIAGGAARPVLECAGVQDILSKSLGSDNALNVVRATVDGLKQLVRPEEVAARRGKSLEEVTPARMLRKRAGQEA